One genomic region from Trueperaceae bacterium encodes:
- the pnp gene encoding polyribonucleotide nucleotidyltransferase, with product MNLPNHHRYITQFGGRELVIETGKLAKQAAGSVTVRYGDTLVLVTAQMNDSASPVPFLPLTVEYEERHYAIGKIPGSFMRREGRPGIQGTLNARIVDRQIRPLFPKGLRNEVQVIVTVLSADQVNDPAPLAAIGASAALSISDIPWNGPTACCTVGYADGQYVANPSMRLLHEGGSQLELTVAASKDAVLMVEAAANELGEDVMVGAIEFAQAQLAPVVALIERIKSEIGQAKKGFTPAVELSQAALEGVRRGAAGKLRAALLTEGKHERSETVKALRDAIIAELVPDATADGAAALVEEYKVAFDKVEQAELRRLILEENLRVDGRRSDQVRPIWIETGVLPMAHGSAVFTRGETQVLGVATLGTGRDNRLVDDLSLDSSEEFMLHYNFPPFSTGEVKRLRGTGRRELGHGNLARRALLDVMPSQEEFPYVVRVVGETLESNGSSSMATVCSGCLALMDAGVPLRASVAGIAMGLVMEGSSYRILTDILGSEDALGDMDFKVTGTAEGVTALQMDIKIGGITAAVMREALAQARIGRLHILGEMAKALPAARSEISARAPRILQVKIPVDKIGTVIGPGGKQIRELEAMGATVEVQEDGTVRIYSEDSTAARAVKAQIEALTASAEVGKEYDGVVAKTTEFGAFITLFPGTDGLLHISQIAEERVENVEDFLKQGDRLRVKVNGIDERGKIDLVRPELEGKIAPRGPRRGPGGDRGERRDRNSRDRGPRRDRF from the coding sequence GTGAACCTACCCAACCACCACCGGTACATCACCCAGTTCGGCGGCCGCGAGCTGGTCATCGAAACGGGCAAGCTCGCCAAGCAGGCGGCCGGCAGCGTGACCGTGCGCTACGGCGACACGCTCGTGCTGGTCACGGCGCAGATGAACGACAGCGCCTCCCCCGTGCCGTTCCTCCCCCTCACGGTCGAGTACGAGGAGCGCCACTACGCCATCGGCAAGATCCCCGGCTCGTTCATGCGCCGCGAGGGCCGCCCCGGCATCCAGGGCACGCTCAACGCGCGCATCGTCGACCGCCAGATCCGCCCCCTCTTCCCCAAGGGCCTGCGCAACGAGGTCCAGGTCATCGTGACCGTGCTCTCGGCCGACCAGGTCAACGACCCGGCGCCGCTCGCCGCCATCGGCGCCTCCGCCGCCCTCTCCATCTCCGACATCCCGTGGAACGGCCCGACGGCCTGCTGCACCGTCGGCTACGCGGACGGCCAGTACGTCGCCAACCCCAGCATGCGCCTCCTCCACGAGGGCGGCTCCCAGCTGGAGCTGACCGTCGCGGCGAGCAAGGACGCCGTGCTCATGGTCGAGGCGGCCGCCAACGAGCTCGGCGAGGACGTGATGGTCGGCGCCATCGAGTTCGCCCAGGCGCAGCTCGCCCCCGTCGTGGCGCTCATCGAGCGGATCAAGAGCGAGATCGGCCAGGCCAAGAAGGGCTTCACCCCCGCCGTAGAGCTCTCCCAGGCGGCCCTCGAGGGCGTGCGGCGCGGCGCGGCCGGCAAGCTGCGCGCCGCCCTCCTCACGGAAGGCAAGCACGAGCGCTCCGAGACCGTCAAGGCGCTGCGCGATGCGATCATCGCCGAGCTCGTCCCCGACGCCACGGCCGACGGCGCCGCCGCGCTCGTCGAGGAGTACAAGGTCGCGTTCGACAAGGTCGAGCAGGCCGAGCTGCGCCGCCTCATCCTCGAGGAGAACCTCCGCGTGGACGGCCGGCGCTCCGATCAGGTGCGGCCCATCTGGATCGAGACAGGCGTGCTGCCGATGGCCCACGGCTCAGCCGTGTTCACGCGCGGCGAGACGCAGGTCCTCGGCGTGGCGACCCTCGGCACGGGCCGCGATAACCGCCTCGTGGACGACCTCAGCCTGGACTCCAGCGAGGAGTTCATGCTGCACTACAACTTCCCGCCCTTCTCCACCGGCGAGGTCAAGCGCCTCAGGGGGACAGGCAGGCGCGAGCTCGGCCACGGCAACCTCGCGCGCCGCGCCCTGCTCGACGTCATGCCGAGCCAGGAGGAGTTCCCTTACGTGGTGCGCGTCGTCGGCGAGACGCTCGAGTCCAACGGCTCGTCCTCGATGGCCACGGTCTGCTCCGGCTGCCTCGCGCTCATGGACGCCGGCGTGCCCCTCAGGGCCTCCGTGGCCGGCATCGCCATGGGCCTCGTGATGGAAGGCTCGTCCTACCGCATCCTCACGGACATCCTCGGCTCCGAGGACGCCCTCGGCGACATGGACTTCAAGGTCACCGGGACGGCGGAGGGCGTGACGGCCCTGCAGATGGACATCAAGATCGGCGGCATCACCGCCGCCGTCATGCGCGAGGCCCTCGCCCAGGCGCGCATCGGCAGGCTGCACATCCTCGGCGAGATGGCGAAGGCCCTCCCGGCCGCGAGGAGCGAGATCTCGGCCCGCGCCCCGCGCATCCTGCAGGTCAAGATCCCGGTCGACAAGATCGGCACGGTCATCGGGCCCGGCGGCAAGCAGATCCGGGAGCTCGAGGCCATGGGCGCGACCGTCGAGGTCCAGGAAGACGGCACCGTGCGCATCTACTCCGAGGACTCCACCGCCGCCAGGGCCGTCAAGGCCCAGATAGAGGCGCTCACCGCCTCCGCCGAGGTCGGCAAGGAGTACGACGGCGTGGTTGCCAAGACGACGGAGTTCGGCGCCTTCATCACGCTCTTCCCGGGCACTGACGGCCTGCTGCACATCAGCCAGATCGCCGAGGAGCGCGTCGAGAACGTCGAGGACTTCCTCAAGCAGGGCGACCGGCTGAGGGTCAAGGTCAACGGCATCGACGAGCGCGGCAAGATCGACCTCGTGCGCCCCGAGCTGGAAGGCAAGATCGCCCCGCGCGGACCGCGACGTGGTCCAGGCGGCGACCGCGGAGAGCGACGCGACCGGAACAGCCGCGACCGCGGCCCCCGGCGCGACCGCTTCTAA
- the rpsO gene encoding 30S ribosomal protein S15 produces the protein MPMNAEQKLEVIERYGKDAQDTGSAPVQVALLTKRIEELSAHLQNHKKDHHGRRGLLMMVGKRKRLLSYLERTDYDAYKELIANLGLRR, from the coding sequence ATGCCGATGAACGCGGAACAGAAGCTCGAGGTCATCGAGCGTTACGGTAAGGACGCGCAGGACACCGGTTCGGCCCCCGTGCAGGTGGCGCTCCTGACCAAGCGCATCGAGGAGCTCAGCGCCCATCTCCAGAACCACAAGAAGGACCATCACGGCCGCCGCGGCCTGCTCATGATGGTCGGCAAGCGCAAGCGCCTCCTCTCCTACTTGGAGCGCACGGATTACGACGCGTACAAGGAACTGATCGCCAACCTCGGACTCCGCCGCTGA
- a CDS encoding S9 family peptidase, translating to MARPLKSSDLLTLRTVSDVQVSADGRLAAWVLTDVVPAVGDPEAAGGKPYTPPRYRSRVHLRPLEGLGRRRPTEFTRGEYADRSPRFSPTGDRLAFLRTGEAGAPAQLHVMPVGGGEPERLTSHKAGVAAFAWAPDGKRIAYLSLGEHDDLGAKNGQPRRITRRYWRGDGVGVVPSTTSQLYVLNLAKGESRKVTDLHESPRLMAFAPGGAAVWLAVPAGERSAGEFRADIALLDLKTGTASVRVEDVVGLSSLQPSPDGAWLAYTASQRQDDVAAEGGVWLLDARGPRAKPRLLSGEVATPPSAGGDSRFGAYPFGPAWSEDGSALTVLVNAAGASGLARLTLDGALQPLADALGADSTSAAKARPGTPTAGKSSTVGTASIAASGRVVTAFAAPTTAGGVAALFIAETPDTPGEVNALLADGREVRLSHANDAWRKRLELATPAGPFTAGDAEAQFWVLEPAKPRKDGAAVVEVHGGPHTNYGYGFQLEFQLLAARGYAVIFGNPRGSSSYGHTFATSMLGRYGSVDADDVMAFAEAGAARLGRKKTPLHLTGGSYGGFMTNWLVGQTTRFRSAVTQRSICNWTSMYGTSDIGPWFVERELAGVPWGDVEALWRQSPIRYADKIETPLLIVHSEEDYRCPIEQAEQLFAVLKHLGKAETELFRVPGEGHELSRSGRPDRRVARLEAIVGWFEAHP from the coding sequence GTGGCCAGACCCCTGAAGAGCAGTGATCTCCTCACCCTGCGCACGGTCTCCGACGTCCAGGTCTCGGCCGACGGCCGCCTTGCGGCGTGGGTACTCACCGACGTCGTGCCGGCCGTCGGCGACCCCGAAGCCGCGGGCGGCAAGCCCTACACGCCGCCCCGTTACCGGAGCCGCGTCCACCTGCGCCCGCTCGAGGGCCTCGGCAGGCGCAGGCCGACCGAGTTCACCCGCGGGGAGTACGCGGACAGGTCGCCGCGCTTCTCCCCCACCGGCGACCGGCTCGCCTTCCTCCGCACCGGCGAGGCCGGCGCCCCGGCTCAACTCCACGTCATGCCGGTCGGCGGCGGCGAACCCGAGCGGCTCACGAGCCACAAGGCGGGCGTGGCCGCGTTCGCCTGGGCGCCGGACGGCAAGCGGATCGCCTACCTGAGCCTCGGCGAGCACGATGACCTGGGCGCCAAGAACGGCCAGCCGCGGCGCATCACCAGGCGCTACTGGCGCGGGGACGGCGTCGGCGTCGTACCAAGCACGACCAGCCAGCTATACGTCCTGAACCTCGCCAAGGGCGAGTCGCGCAAGGTCACGGACCTTCACGAGTCGCCGCGGCTCATGGCGTTCGCACCGGGAGGCGCGGCGGTGTGGCTCGCCGTCCCGGCCGGCGAGCGCTCGGCCGGCGAGTTCCGTGCCGACATCGCCCTGCTCGACCTGAAGACGGGCACGGCGAGCGTCCGCGTCGAGGACGTCGTCGGCTTGTCGTCCTTGCAGCCTTCTCCCGACGGCGCCTGGCTGGCGTACACGGCCAGCCAGCGCCAGGACGACGTGGCGGCCGAAGGCGGGGTCTGGCTCCTCGACGCGCGCGGGCCGCGCGCCAAGCCCCGCCTCCTCTCGGGCGAGGTCGCGACGCCCCCGAGCGCCGGGGGCGACAGCCGCTTCGGCGCTTACCCGTTCGGACCGGCGTGGAGCGAGGACGGCTCGGCGCTCACCGTGCTCGTGAACGCCGCGGGGGCGAGCGGTCTGGCGCGCCTCACCCTCGACGGCGCGCTCCAGCCTCTCGCGGACGCGCTCGGCGCCGACTCGACCTCGGCCGCCAAGGCCAGGCCCGGCACGCCGACGGCAGGCAAGAGCTCGACCGTCGGGACCGCGTCCATCGCGGCGAGCGGGCGCGTCGTCACGGCCTTCGCGGCGCCGACCACCGCCGGCGGCGTGGCGGCGCTCTTCATCGCCGAGACGCCCGACACGCCGGGCGAGGTGAACGCCCTCCTCGCGGACGGGCGCGAGGTACGGCTCAGCCACGCGAACGACGCCTGGCGCAAGCGCCTCGAGCTCGCGACCCCGGCTGGGCCCTTCACGGCCGGCGACGCCGAAGCGCAGTTCTGGGTCCTCGAGCCCGCCAAGCCCCGCAAGGACGGCGCCGCGGTGGTCGAAGTCCACGGCGGTCCGCACACGAACTACGGCTACGGCTTCCAGCTCGAGTTCCAGCTCCTGGCGGCACGGGGCTACGCCGTCATCTTCGGCAACCCGCGCGGGAGCAGCAGCTACGGTCACACGTTCGCCACGAGCATGCTCGGCCGGTACGGGTCGGTGGACGCCGACGACGTCATGGCCTTCGCGGAGGCCGGTGCCGCGCGCCTCGGCCGCAAGAAGACCCCGCTCCACCTGACCGGGGGCAGCTACGGCGGCTTCATGACGAACTGGCTGGTCGGCCAGACGACGCGCTTCCGCTCCGCCGTCACCCAGCGGAGCATCTGCAACTGGACGAGCATGTACGGCACCTCGGACATCGGCCCATGGTTCGTCGAGCGCGAGCTCGCCGGGGTGCCGTGGGGCGACGTGGAGGCGCTCTGGCGCCAGAGCCCCATCCGGTACGCCGACAAGATCGAGACGCCCCTCCTCATCGTGCACTCCGAGGAGGACTACCGCTGCCCCATCGAGCAGGCGGAGCAGCTCTTCGCCGTGCTCAAGCACCTCGGGAAGGCGGAGACGGAGCTCTTCCGCGTGCCGGGCGAAGGCCACGAGCTCTCCCGCTCGGGCAGGCCCGACAGGCGGGTCGCGCGGCTCGAGGCCATCGTTGGTTGGTTCGAGGCTCACCCCTGA
- the rlmB gene encoding 23S rRNA (guanosine(2251)-2'-O)-methyltransferase RlmB — translation MWIYGRNAVLEAMRDAQVERVAVARGVQPGILKELRRAAAAADVPLDEVPRIQLDQVLKTTQHQGVAALLPEVRTVGIDAVFDRARERGEEVLVVLLDHLTDPRNVGAIIRSAEALGAHGVVMEERRSAPLTAVVVKAAAGATAHVPLVVVTNLPRTIEELKERGVWVYGADAAATSAPSDIDWRRPVALVIGSEGDGMRRLVRERCDELVAIPLVGKVGSLNAGVAAGILLYAIGAGRAG, via the coding sequence ATGTGGATCTACGGTCGTAACGCCGTCCTCGAGGCCATGCGCGACGCCCAGGTCGAGCGCGTCGCGGTGGCGCGCGGGGTGCAGCCCGGCATCCTCAAGGAGCTGCGGCGCGCGGCCGCGGCGGCCGACGTGCCGCTCGACGAGGTGCCGCGCATCCAGCTCGACCAGGTCCTCAAGACGACTCAGCACCAAGGCGTCGCCGCCCTGCTACCCGAGGTGAGGACGGTCGGTATCGACGCCGTGTTCGACCGGGCGCGCGAGCGGGGCGAGGAGGTCCTCGTCGTCCTCCTCGACCACCTGACCGACCCACGCAACGTCGGCGCCATCATCCGCAGCGCCGAGGCGCTCGGGGCGCACGGGGTGGTCATGGAGGAGCGCCGCTCAGCGCCCCTGACGGCCGTCGTCGTGAAGGCCGCGGCAGGCGCCACCGCGCACGTGCCGCTCGTCGTCGTCACCAACCTGCCCCGCACCATCGAGGAGCTCAAGGAGCGCGGCGTCTGGGTGTACGGCGCCGACGCGGCGGCCACGAGCGCGCCGTCCGACATCGACTGGCGCCGTCCCGTGGCCCTCGTCATCGGCTCCGAAGGCGACGGCATGCGGCGCCTCGTGCGCGAGCGCTGCGACGAGCTCGTGGCCATCCCGCTCGTCGGCAAGGTCGGCTCGCTGAACGCGGGCGTGGCCGCCGGCATCCTGTTGTACGCCATCGGCGCCGGCCGAGCAGGGTGA